The Penaeus vannamei isolate JL-2024 chromosome 39, ASM4276789v1, whole genome shotgun sequence genome window below encodes:
- the LOC113803575 gene encoding pro-resilin-like yields the protein MNSKVFFILAAVAVAAADRRPYSYSAPQFSSEESGPAHYNFEWKVDHDDSGNDFGHQEARDGHDTQGSYYVQLPDGRLQTVRFTVQGDSGFLPEVSYEGEARYPDSSDSFESREFRGYAPPRPVYG from the exons ATGAACAGCAAG GTTTTCTTCATTTTGGCCGCGGTGGCTGTGGCTGCTGCCGATAGGCGACCATACTCCTATTCTGCACCACAG TTCTCCTCTGAGGAATCCGGCCCCGCCCACTACAACTTCGAGTGGAAGGTGGACCACGacgactccggcaacgacttcggccacCAGGAGGCCCGCGACGGCCACGACacccagggatcctactacgtgcagctccccgacggccgcctgcagaccgtcagGTTCACTGTCCAAGGAGACTCAGGATTCCTCCCTGAGGTGTCCTACGAGGGAGAGGCTCGTTACCCTGACTCCTCCGATTCGTTCGAGTCCCGCGAGTTTCGTGGCTACGCCCCTCCAAGGCCCGTCTACGGTTAA